In one window of Blattabacterium sp. (Cryptocercus punctulatus) str. Cpu DNA:
- the pncB gene encoding nicotinate phosphoribosyltransferase, translating into MNEFSIVSSLLDNDFYKFTMQNAVIKLFPLVKTKYEFINRGKHSFPRNFANLLKKNLDKMSDLKLSNEERIFLEKNCPYLDSTYLDFLKKYQYNPKEVNISQKGKNIQIHIEGLWHRTILWEVPLMAIISELYYQLTDAKRISNKKILFLTKEKLNKYKKLNIKIGEYGTRRRFSYQIHKLVLKFIKKEAPSFFIGTSNVHLSHILSIKPIGTQGHEWVMFHAAKYGFNMADKISMKNWLNIYGKNLGIALSDTYTTPIFFKNFDQNLANIFEGIRHDSGDPIFFIEETIKHYKKFKINPLQKKIIFSDNLNPYKITYISSFCKNKIIPFFCIGTNFTNDVGPPSMNIVIKMVKAIPKKKWISVIKLSNVKEKSTGDKKMIIYAKKILQIP; encoded by the coding sequence ATGAATGAATTTTCTATTGTATCTTCTTTATTAGATAATGATTTTTATAAATTTACTATGCAAAATGCTGTAATAAAATTATTTCCTTTAGTAAAAACTAAATATGAATTTATAAATCGTGGAAAACATTCTTTTCCAAGAAATTTTGCTAATCTTTTAAAAAAAAATCTTGATAAAATGTCGGATCTAAAATTATCAAATGAAGAAAGGATTTTTTTAGAAAAAAATTGTCCTTATTTAGATTCTACTTATCTTGATTTTTTAAAAAAATATCAATATAATCCAAAAGAAGTTAATATATCTCAAAAAGGAAAAAATATACAAATACATATAGAAGGATTATGGCATAGAACTATTTTATGGGAAGTACCTTTAATGGCAATAATATCTGAATTATATTATCAATTAACAGATGCAAAACGAATTTCAAATAAAAAAATTCTTTTTTTAACGAAAGAAAAATTAAATAAATATAAAAAATTAAATATAAAAATTGGAGAATACGGAACTAGAAGAAGATTTTCATATCAAATACATAAATTAGTTTTAAAATTTATAAAAAAAGAAGCTCCATCTTTTTTTATAGGTACTAGTAATGTACATTTATCCCATATTTTATCAATAAAACCTATTGGGACTCAAGGACATGAATGGGTAATGTTTCATGCAGCTAAATATGGATTTAATATGGCTGATAAAATTTCTATGAAAAATTGGTTAAATATATATGGAAAAAATTTAGGTATAGCTTTATCTGATACATATACTACTCCGATTTTTTTTAAAAATTTTGATCAAAACTTAGCAAATATTTTTGAAGGTATTAGACATGATAGTGGAGATCCAATTTTTTTTATTGAGGAAACTATAAAACATTATAAAAAATTTAAAATCAATCCATTACAAAAAAAAATTATATTTTCCGATAATCTTAATCCGTATAAAATAACTTATATTTCCTCTTTTTGTAAAAATAAAATTATTCCATTTTTTTGTATAGGAACTAATTTCACCAATGATGTTGGACCTCCATCAATGAATATAGTTATTAAAATGGTAAAAGCGATTCCAAAAAAAAAATGGATATCTGTTATTAAACTTTCTAATGTAAAAGAAAAATCTACGGGAGATAAAAAAATGATTATTTACGCTAAAAAAATACTTCAAATTCCATAA
- a CDS encoding RNA-binding protein, translated as MDYTKLYVGNLSYDMTEQELKEYFESIGEVINAKIIFDESTSNKRSKGFGFIEMSNEENAKQAIEKLNGTEFMGRNIIVSVARPRIKRD; from the coding sequence ATGGATTATACGAAATTATACGTTGGCAATTTATCTTATGATATGACAGAACAAGAATTAAAAGAATATTTTGAATCTATAGGAGAAGTTATTAACGCAAAAATTATTTTTGACGAATCTACTTCTAATAAAAGAAGTAAAGGATTTGGATTTATAGAAATGTCTAATGAAGAAAATGCTAAACAAGCTATAGAAAAATTAAATGGAACAGAATTTATGGGAAGAAATATTATTGTTTCTGTAGCTAGACCAAGGATAAAAAGAGATTAA
- the dapA gene encoding 4-hydroxy-tetrahydrodipicolinate synthase, whose translation MKKLYGTGVALVTPFKKNRKIDFNGLEKLLKYIEDKVDYLIILGTTAETSTLEENEKKDIIECIKNSNYKKIPLILGIGGNNTENVIKKIKSINLSDFLAILSISPYYNNPSQEGIYQHFKSIINNTDANIIVYNVPKRTGSNVFPETIIRLANDFNRIIGIKEASGNILQSYKIIKKKPKNFSVIAGDDFISLPLILGGGNGIISVIAQGFPDKISKMISLAKSNKVKEAFSIFYEIFNMIYLIYEEGNPTGIKTFLEIIGICSSYVRLPLLSGTYNLKKKMEFLLKKL comes from the coding sequence ATGAAAAAATTATATGGAACAGGTGTAGCGTTAGTTACTCCTTTTAAAAAAAATAGAAAAATTGATTTTAATGGACTTGAAAAGCTTTTAAAATATATAGAAGATAAAGTGGATTATTTAATAATATTAGGTACTACAGCAGAAACTTCTACTTTAGAAGAAAATGAAAAAAAAGATATAATTGAATGTATTAAAAATTCCAATTATAAAAAAATACCTTTAATATTAGGAATAGGAGGTAATAATACAGAAAATGTTATCAAAAAAATAAAAAGTATAAATTTATCAGATTTTTTAGCAATTCTTTCTATTTCTCCTTATTATAATAATCCATCTCAAGAAGGAATATATCAACATTTTAAATCTATTATTAATAATACAGATGCCAATATAATCGTTTATAATGTTCCTAAGAGAACAGGATCAAATGTTTTTCCTGAAACAATTATTCGTTTAGCTAATGATTTTAATAGAATTATAGGAATAAAAGAAGCATCTGGTAATATTTTACAATCTTATAAGATTATAAAAAAAAAACCAAAAAATTTTAGTGTGATAGCAGGAGATGATTTTATTTCTTTGCCTTTAATACTAGGTGGAGGAAATGGAATTATATCTGTAATAGCTCAAGGATTTCCAGATAAAATATCTAAAATGATTTCTTTAGCGAAAAGTAATAAAGTTAAAGAAGCTTTTTCAATTTTTTATGAAATTTTTAATATGATTTATCTTATTTATGAAGAAGGAAATCCTACAGGAATAAAAACTTTTTTGGAGATTATAGGTATATGTAGTTCATATGTAAGATTACCATTATTAAGTGGAACTTATAATTTAAAAAAAAAAATGGAATTTTTATTAAAAAAACTATAA
- a CDS encoding ferritin, producing MFSKKIQVELKKQLNRELESSQLYLSMASWVEYKYGGLDGIYNFLYDHSDEERRHMLKLIKYINKRGGYVDNFNKSEYYIFEKISYNSLMNLFYKLFEHEKKNSLEINFLVELSLQEKDFFTYNFLQWYVEEQIEEEVLIKKILDKIELIGEDKGGLYLFNHDIKNFYSKKFGKN from the coding sequence ATGTTTAGTAAAAAAATACAAGTAGAATTAAAAAAACAATTAAATAGAGAATTAGAATCTTCTCAATTATATTTATCTATGGCATCTTGGGTTGAATATAAATATGGTGGTCTTGATGGAATATATAATTTTTTATATGATCATTCGGATGAAGAAAGAAGACATATGTTGAAGTTAATAAAGTATATTAATAAAAGAGGAGGATATGTGGATAATTTTAATAAAAGTGAATATTATATTTTTGAAAAAATTTCATATAATTCTTTGATGAATTTATTTTATAAATTATTTGAACATGAAAAAAAAAATTCTTTGGAAATTAATTTTTTAGTTGAATTATCATTACAGGAAAAAGATTTTTTTACATATAATTTTTTACAATGGTATGTCGAAGAACAAATAGAAGAAGAAGTTTTAATAAAAAAAATATTGGATAAAATTGAATTAATTGGAGAAGATAAAGGTGGTTTATATTTATTTAATCATGATATTAAAAATTTTTATTCAAAAAAATTTGGAAAAAATTAG
- the bamD gene encoding outer membrane protein assembly factor BamD, with the protein MNYNKIIFFLLFIITGCYDGKHLSKWNTNFYNKKNEISILENIFRKLNLFSKKKYLENNYEENESFKRGLTYYFKSLNFDLDQKKTKEAIEVLNKFIKAYPNSSKLEEINEILNKLSKRLEKKDYYIANTYFFMKKYQSSLIYFQNFLNNFPKSNFKEDVLYKICLITYKLSINKKENQKNKISNFIDAYYKYVKLYPNSSNIKKLKIFMKNY; encoded by the coding sequence ATGAATTATAACAAAATTATTTTTTTTTTATTATTTATAATAACTGGATGTTATGATGGAAAACATTTATCAAAATGGAATACTAATTTTTATAATAAAAAAAATGAAATTTCTATATTAGAAAATATTTTTCGAAAATTGAATCTTTTTTCAAAAAAAAAGTATTTAGAAAATAATTATGAGGAAAATGAATCATTTAAACGTGGATTGACTTATTATTTTAAATCTTTAAATTTCGATTTAGATCAAAAGAAAACTAAAGAAGCAATTGAAGTCTTAAATAAATTTATTAAAGCATATCCAAATAGTTCGAAATTAGAAGAAATTAATGAAATTTTAAATAAATTATCAAAAAGACTTGAAAAAAAAGATTATTATATTGCTAATACATATTTTTTTATGAAAAAATACCAATCATCTTTAATTTATTTTCAAAATTTTTTAAATAATTTTCCAAAAAGTAATTTTAAAGAAGATGTTTTATACAAAATTTGTTTAATTACATATAAACTTTCTATTAATAAAAAAGAAAATCAAAAAAATAAAATTTCAAATTTTATTGATGCATATTATAAATATGTAAAATTATATCCAAATTCTTCTAATATAAAAAAATTAAAAATTTTTATGAAAAATTATTAA